In Manduca sexta isolate Smith_Timp_Sample1 unplaced genomic scaffold, JHU_Msex_v1.0 HiC_scaffold_1963, whole genome shotgun sequence, one genomic interval encodes:
- the LOC119191827 gene encoding uncharacterized protein LOC119191827, which produces MLEFVEERGLIDRTFESRLPQSTCSLGSREYHESQLPMDFDKATLHEKQKNGNFYQGHMKYSKRTQTPDFRHGKSNAKVQNMCRKMRQWDQLHPKCMQCPRHLHASMDAHAHAHRHKRAS; this is translated from the exons ATGCTGGAGTTTGTCGAAGAGAGGG GTCTAATAGATCGAACGTTCGAGTCTAGACTACCGCAGTCGACATGCTCGCTCGGCTCTAGGGAGTACCACGAGAGTCAACTCCCAATGGACTTCGATAAGGCCACATTACacgaaaaacagaaaaatg gAAACTTTTACCAGGGCCACATGAAGTATAGCAAAAGGACGCAGACCCCAGACTTTCGTCATGGCAAGAGCAACGCAAAAGTACAGAACATGTGCAGGAAAATGCGGCAATGGGACCAACTGCATCCCAA GTGTATGCAGTGCCCGCGCCACCTGCACGCGAGCATggatgcgcacgcgcac